A single genomic interval of Syntrophobotulus glycolicus DSM 8271 harbors:
- a CDS encoding CD1375 family protein — protein sequence MAAVKNYMIPVYAALIKREKRDIESLPEEYIVPVAEYLAAEVEGA from the coding sequence ATGGCAGCAGTCAAGAATTACATGATTCCCGTATACGCTGCACTCATTAAGAGGGAGAAAAGGGACATCGAGTCCCTCCCTGAAGAGTACATCGTCCCGGTGGCTGAGTATCTGGCGGCTGAAGTGGAAGGCGCATAG
- a CDS encoding B12-binding domain-containing radical SAM protein, whose amino-acid sequence MNLNYLIVMPQITQIKDQYYIFPIGTAYVSSSLKASGRNVTTLNLNYKETPLDILKQTILNNDIDVITVGGLTSQYNMLKEIVDTAKSIKSDIITIVGGGIITSDPIPGMQALETADYGVIGEGEITMCELAGVLENHTDLTLVDGIVFHNGTEWSITKPRKEIMDLDSLPYPDYEGFEYGEVLSKKPSDIYSFMDSNVLTMTFGRSCPYNCTFCFHPSGSKYRQRSLDSVFTELDYLISNYTINNLAITDELFARNFEYAAEFCKRIKQYNIGWIVSLRVDIVSKELATMLRDSGCLSVNLGLESADNRILKSMRKNITIEQIDNALSILYEVGLNAQGNFIFGDLEETLETASNTIRWWEAHPQYQIHLHWIVVYPGSYLYKVACEKGIIKDKVQYIKDGCPYINVSKMSDDEFKQLSQKLDTISPNRINFKSNVKIHYKSYGKVDIISSCPNCESENKWTNLDVFWPMTNIVCGDCKKVMNILVADYIDNTFDDNIKLLLKRGKVAVWPVTYTLVNVFAKAPSLQSTDAYIVDSSPFKQGNEIFGKKVYSPEVIRSMNIKSVIIPISTSVASEIYDIIKHTYPNVQNIYFAGELIKPIE is encoded by the coding sequence ATGAACTTAAATTACTTAATTGTAATGCCGCAAATTACACAAATAAAGGATCAGTATTATATATTTCCTATAGGGACAGCCTATGTATCGTCAAGCCTTAAAGCTAGCGGGCGCAATGTTACTACGCTTAATCTTAATTATAAGGAGACCCCCTTAGATATCTTAAAGCAGACGATACTCAATAATGACATTGATGTTATTACAGTTGGTGGACTGACTTCGCAATATAACATGCTTAAAGAAATAGTAGACACCGCAAAATCTATCAAGTCGGACATTATCACAATTGTCGGCGGCGGGATTATTACGAGCGACCCTATTCCGGGGATGCAAGCACTAGAGACTGCCGATTATGGAGTTATCGGAGAAGGAGAAATAACCATGTGTGAGCTTGCAGGGGTGTTAGAGAATCATACGGACCTAACTCTCGTTGATGGAATCGTATTTCATAACGGCACTGAGTGGTCTATTACTAAACCGAGAAAAGAAATTATGGATCTTGACTCATTGCCATATCCGGACTATGAGGGATTTGAGTATGGTGAAGTTCTTTCAAAGAAACCATCGGATATCTATTCTTTTATGGACAGTAATGTACTTACCATGACATTTGGTAGATCTTGCCCTTATAACTGTACCTTCTGCTTTCATCCAAGCGGTTCAAAATATCGTCAGCGCTCACTTGACAGTGTATTTACCGAGCTTGATTATCTGATTAGCAATTATACGATAAATAATTTGGCAATTACCGACGAACTTTTTGCTCGGAATTTTGAATATGCGGCTGAATTTTGCAAACGCATAAAACAGTACAACATTGGTTGGATTGTTTCCCTGCGAGTTGATATTGTGAGCAAGGAACTAGCTACAATGCTGAGGGATAGTGGCTGCCTGTCAGTTAATCTCGGACTTGAAAGTGCGGATAACCGGATATTAAAAAGTATGCGTAAAAATATTACTATTGAACAGATAGACAACGCATTATCTATTTTGTATGAAGTTGGGCTCAACGCGCAGGGTAATTTTATCTTTGGTGACCTTGAGGAAACCCTTGAGACGGCAAGCAACACCATAAGATGGTGGGAGGCGCATCCACAATATCAAATTCATCTGCACTGGATTGTGGTTTATCCGGGTTCATATCTTTATAAGGTTGCTTGCGAAAAGGGCATAATTAAAGATAAAGTTCAATATATCAAGGATGGGTGCCCATATATTAATGTTTCCAAAATGTCTGACGACGAATTTAAACAGCTTTCCCAAAAACTTGATACCATCTCTCCAAACAGAATTAATTTCAAAAGCAATGTCAAAATTCATTATAAAAGTTATGGAAAGGTGGATATCATAAGCTCATGCCCTAATTGTGAAAGTGAAAACAAGTGGACTAATCTTGACGTGTTCTGGCCTATGACTAATATTGTTTGCGGCGACTGCAAAAAAGTGATGAACATTTTAGTTGCAGATTATATTGACAATACATTTGATGATAATATAAAGCTCCTTTTGAAAAGAGGAAAGGTTGCAGTCTGGCCGGTGACGTACACGCTTGTAAATGTTTTTGCAAAGGCTCCTTCATTGCAAAGTACTGATGCTTACATAGTAGACTCTTCTCCGTTTAAACAAGGTAACGAGATATTTGGGAAAAAGGTTTACTCTCCCGAAGTAATCCGTTCAATGAATATAAAATCAGTTATTATTCCCATATCTACATCAGTGGCAAGTGAAATTTACGATATTATAAAGCATACCTATCCTAATGTTCAAAATATTTACTTTGCGGGCGAATTGATTAAACCAATAGAATAA